In Streptomyces canus, one DNA window encodes the following:
- the prfA gene encoding peptide chain release factor 1, which yields MFEAVEELVGEHADLETKLADPSVHSDQANARKLNKRYAELTPIVATYRSWKQTGDDIETARELGADDPEFAAEVKELEKARDELTEKLRLLLVPRDPSDDKDVILEIKAGAGGDESALFAGDLLRMYLRYAERVGWKTEIIDATESELGGYKDVQVAVKTKGGQGATEPGQGVWARMKYEGGVHRVQRVPATESQGRIHTSAAGVLVTPEAEEVDVEINPNDLRIDVYRSSGPGGQSVNTTDSAVRITHIPTGVVASCQNEKSQLQNKEQALRILRSRLLAAAQEEAERNAADARRSQVRTVDRSEKIRTYNFPENRISDHRVGFKSYNLDQVLDGDLDAVIQACVDADSAAKLAAA from the coding sequence ATGTTCGAGGCCGTCGAGGAACTCGTCGGTGAGCACGCCGACCTGGAGACGAAGCTCGCCGACCCGTCGGTCCACTCCGACCAGGCCAACGCGCGCAAGCTGAACAAGCGCTACGCCGAGCTCACCCCGATCGTCGCCACGTACCGCTCCTGGAAGCAGACCGGCGACGACATCGAGACCGCCCGCGAACTGGGCGCCGACGACCCGGAGTTCGCCGCCGAGGTCAAGGAGCTGGAGAAGGCCCGCGACGAGCTGACGGAGAAGCTGCGGCTTCTCCTCGTCCCGCGCGACCCCAGCGACGACAAGGACGTCATCCTCGAGATCAAGGCGGGCGCGGGCGGCGACGAGTCCGCGCTGTTCGCCGGCGACCTGCTGCGCATGTATCTCCGGTACGCCGAGCGCGTCGGCTGGAAGACCGAGATCATCGACGCCACCGAGTCCGAGCTGGGCGGCTACAAGGACGTCCAGGTCGCCGTGAAGACCAAGGGTGGCCAGGGTGCCACCGAGCCCGGCCAGGGCGTCTGGGCCCGGATGAAGTACGAGGGCGGCGTGCACCGCGTGCAGCGCGTCCCGGCGACCGAGTCCCAGGGTCGTATCCACACCTCCGCGGCCGGTGTGCTGGTCACCCCCGAGGCGGAGGAGGTCGACGTCGAGATCAACCCCAACGACCTCCGCATCGACGTCTACCGCTCCTCAGGTCCCGGCGGGCAGTCCGTCAACACGACCGACTCCGCCGTGCGTATCACGCACATTCCCACCGGAGTCGTCGCCTCCTGCCAGAACGAGAAGAGCCAGCTGCAGAACAAGGAGCAGGCCTTGCGTATCCTGCGCTCCAGGCTGCTCGCGGCGGCGCAGGAGGAGGCGGAGAGGAATGCCGCCGACGCCCGGCGCAGCCAGGTCCGCACCGTCGACCGCTCCGAGAAGATCCGCACGTACAACTTCCCGGAGAACCGCATCTCGGACCACCGCGTCGGCTTCAAGTCGTACAACCTGGACCAGGTCCTGGACGGCGACCTCGACGCGGTGATCCAGGCCTGCGTCGACGCGGACTCGGCGGCGAAGCTGGCGGCCGCGTAA
- the thrB gene encoding homoserine kinase, whose product MAGPAFRAAAVRVRVPATSANLGPGFDALGLSLGLYDDVVVRVADSGLHIDIAGEGSETLPRDENHLLVRSLRTAFDLLGGQPRGLEIVCANRIPHGRGLGSSSAAICAGIVAARAVTIGGEARLDDTALLELATEIEGHPDNVAPCLLGGFTVAWMEAGAARAIRLEPDDSIVPVVFVPGKPVLTETARGLLPRTVPHVDAAANAGRAALLVEALTRRPELLLPATEDRLHQEYRAPAMPESAALVERLRADGVPAVISGAGPTVLALVDADSADKVAHLAGGGWAANRLELDAQGACVLPLAAASDM is encoded by the coding sequence ATGGCCGGTCCCGCATTCCGCGCCGCCGCCGTCCGGGTGCGCGTCCCCGCCACCAGCGCCAACCTCGGCCCGGGCTTCGACGCCCTCGGCCTCTCGCTGGGGCTCTACGACGACGTCGTCGTCCGGGTGGCCGACTCAGGGCTGCACATCGACATCGCGGGGGAGGGGAGCGAGACGCTCCCGCGTGACGAAAACCACCTTCTCGTACGCTCCCTGCGCACCGCCTTCGATCTGCTGGGCGGCCAGCCGCGCGGCCTGGAGATCGTCTGCGCCAACCGCATCCCGCACGGCCGGGGCCTCGGCTCCTCCTCGGCCGCCATCTGCGCCGGAATCGTCGCCGCGCGCGCCGTGACCATAGGCGGCGAGGCCCGGCTCGACGACACCGCGCTCCTGGAGCTCGCCACCGAGATCGAGGGCCACCCCGACAACGTGGCCCCGTGCCTGCTCGGCGGCTTCACGGTCGCCTGGATGGAGGCCGGCGCCGCCCGGGCGATCCGGCTGGAGCCCGACGATTCCATCGTTCCGGTGGTTTTCGTGCCCGGAAAGCCCGTCCTGACCGAGACCGCGCGCGGACTGCTCCCGCGCACCGTGCCGCACGTCGACGCCGCCGCCAACGCCGGCCGTGCCGCGCTGCTCGTCGAGGCCCTCACCAGGCGCCCCGAGCTGCTGCTGCCGGCCACCGAGGACCGGCTCCACCAGGAGTACCGCGCTCCGGCCATGCCGGAGAGCGCCGCACTGGTGGAGCGGCTGCGGGCCGACGGAGTCCCGGCAGTCATCTCAGGGGCAGGGCCCACCGTGCTCGCGCTGGTCGACGCCGACAGCGCCGACAAGGTGGCCCATCTGGCGGGCGGGGGCTGGGCCGCCAACCGGCTGGAGCTCGACGCCCAGGGGGCCTGTGTGCTCCCGCTCGCGGCCGCCAGTGACATGTGA
- a CDS encoding trypsin-like serine protease — translation MSGGAGRHRRRLRIALPVAVAAALLATSANAATVVPEPQAPATAATAATVASTPSQTELERRIAGATAAEDTSGTTTRSPMSGGTVDSAVSPMVIGGTTTTISSAPWMAQLWYTDDQGTTDTSDDTGFFCGGAVVAPTKILTAAHCVKGADWAKGGAVVTGATQLPSDDGDLHGGTATAVLRQWYHPSYNADTIDNDIAVLTLAVPVKATPIRMTTSTDTASYDPATTGAKSAKVYGWGRTSSTSDDISPTLKTATLPIKSDTTCAAAYGSWFIKGHMTCAGPPASGSDSGTTAICSGDSGGPLVVNGRIVGVVSWNVTDCVAKGAYSVFTKVSKYVGAAYPRVDDTNLSFDHKADLWMRKSSTKVGYEQDSKGTTLGARQSWGDWNGVNLVRQTDLNRDGYQDLMYRVSATGDVYWLRFLPSTGAWADPKKVFTDWRTRTRIVTPGDVTGDYKPDLLSVDSAGVLWIYPGKGDGSFAARVRVGGGWSQYNQLLGHGDFTGDGKADVLARNKSTGDLYLYKGTGKSGTGVFAARVKVRTNWSGYNAFDAVGDITGDGRADLVARTAGGTLYLYKGTGKATSEIFATRASVGTGFQQYDIFG, via the coding sequence ATGTCCGGAGGCGCCGGGCGCCACAGACGGCGGCTCCGGATCGCTCTGCCCGTCGCCGTGGCCGCCGCGCTGCTGGCCACGTCGGCGAACGCCGCCACCGTCGTGCCCGAGCCGCAGGCGCCGGCCACGGCCGCCACGGCCGCCACCGTCGCGTCCACGCCGTCGCAGACCGAGCTCGAGCGGCGGATCGCCGGTGCCACGGCGGCCGAGGACACCTCCGGGACGACGACCCGGTCGCCGATGAGCGGTGGCACGGTCGACTCCGCCGTCTCGCCGATGGTCATCGGCGGTACGACGACCACCATCAGCTCGGCCCCGTGGATGGCCCAGCTCTGGTACACCGACGACCAGGGCACCACCGACACCAGTGACGACACCGGCTTCTTCTGCGGCGGTGCCGTCGTCGCGCCGACGAAGATCCTCACCGCCGCGCACTGCGTCAAGGGCGCCGACTGGGCCAAGGGCGGCGCCGTGGTGACCGGGGCCACGCAGCTGCCCTCCGACGACGGCGACCTGCACGGCGGCACCGCGACGGCCGTGCTGCGGCAGTGGTACCACCCGTCGTACAACGCAGACACCATCGACAACGACATCGCGGTCCTGACCCTGGCGGTCCCCGTCAAGGCCACCCCGATCCGTATGACGACGTCCACCGACACCGCCTCGTACGACCCCGCCACGACCGGCGCCAAGAGCGCCAAGGTCTACGGCTGGGGCCGCACCAGCTCCACCAGCGACGACATCTCCCCGACCCTGAAGACGGCCACGCTGCCCATCAAGTCGGACACGACCTGCGCCGCGGCCTACGGCTCCTGGTTCATCAAGGGGCACATGACCTGCGCCGGACCGCCCGCCAGCGGCAGCGACTCCGGTACGACCGCCATCTGCAGCGGTGACTCAGGCGGCCCCCTCGTCGTGAACGGGCGGATCGTCGGCGTCGTCTCCTGGAACGTCACGGACTGCGTCGCCAAGGGCGCCTACAGCGTCTTCACCAAGGTCAGCAAGTACGTCGGCGCCGCCTATCCGCGCGTCGACGACACCAACCTCAGCTTCGACCACAAGGCCGACCTGTGGATGCGCAAGTCCTCCACCAAGGTCGGCTACGAGCAGGACTCCAAGGGCACCACCCTCGGCGCCCGGCAGTCCTGGGGCGACTGGAACGGGGTGAACCTCGTCCGGCAGACCGACCTCAACCGGGACGGCTACCAGGACCTCATGTACCGCGTCTCCGCCACCGGTGACGTCTACTGGCTGCGGTTCCTCCCCTCCACCGGGGCCTGGGCCGACCCGAAGAAGGTCTTCACCGACTGGCGGACCCGCACCCGGATCGTCACGCCGGGCGACGTCACCGGCGACTACAAGCCCGACCTGCTCTCGGTCGACTCCGCGGGCGTCCTGTGGATCTACCCCGGCAAGGGCGACGGCAGCTTCGCGGCCCGGGTGCGGGTCGGCGGCGGCTGGAGCCAGTACAACCAGCTGCTCGGTCACGGCGACTTCACCGGCGACGGCAAGGCGGACGTGCTCGCCCGCAACAAGAGCACCGGCGACCTCTACCTGTACAAGGGCACCGGCAAGTCCGGCACGGGCGTCTTCGCGGCCCGGGTCAAGGTGCGCACGAACTGGAGCGGCTACAACGCCTTCGACGCCGTCGGTGACATCACCGGCGACGGCAGGGCCGACCTCGTGGCCCGCACCGCGGGTGGCACGCTCTATCTGTACAAGGGCACCGGCAAGGCGACCAGCGAGATCTTTGCCACAAGGGCCAGTGTGGGGACCGGTTTCCAGCAGTACGACATCTTTGGCTGA
- the thrC gene encoding threonine synthase has product MTHQWRGIIEEYRDRLPVSDTTPVVTLREGGTPLVPAQVLSERTGCEVHLKVEGANPTGSFKDRGMTMAITRAKEEGAKAVICASTGNTSASAAAYAVRAGMVSAVLVPRGKIALGKMGQALIHGAKILQVDGNFDDCLTLARALSDNYPVALVNSVNPVRIEGQKTAAFEIVDMLGDAPDIHVLPVGNAGNITAYWKGYKEYAADGVAARTPRMWGFQASGSAPIVRGEIVKDPSTIATAIRIGNPASWQYALAAKEESGGFIDEVTDREILRAYRLLAAQEGVFVEPASAASVAGLLKAAEQGKVDPGQRIVCTVTGNGLKDPDWAVAGAPQPVTVPVDAATAAERLGLA; this is encoded by the coding sequence ATGACCCACCAGTGGCGCGGAATCATCGAGGAGTACCGGGACCGGCTGCCCGTCTCCGACACCACGCCGGTCGTGACGCTCCGCGAGGGCGGCACGCCCCTCGTGCCCGCGCAGGTGCTCTCCGAGCGCACCGGGTGCGAGGTCCACCTCAAGGTGGAGGGCGCCAACCCCACCGGGTCCTTCAAGGACCGCGGTATGACCATGGCGATCACGCGGGCCAAGGAGGAGGGCGCGAAGGCGGTCATCTGCGCCTCCACCGGCAACACGTCGGCGAGCGCCGCCGCCTACGCCGTACGCGCGGGCATGGTCTCCGCCGTACTCGTTCCGCGAGGGAAGATCGCGCTCGGCAAGATGGGCCAGGCGCTCATCCACGGCGCGAAGATCCTCCAGGTCGACGGAAACTTCGACGACTGCCTCACCCTGGCCCGCGCGCTGAGCGACAACTACCCGGTGGCGCTGGTCAATTCGGTCAACCCGGTGCGCATCGAGGGCCAGAAGACCGCCGCCTTCGAGATCGTCGACATGCTCGGCGACGCGCCCGACATCCACGTCCTCCCGGTCGGCAACGCCGGCAACATCACGGCGTACTGGAAGGGCTACAAGGAGTACGCCGCCGACGGGGTGGCCGCCAGGACGCCCCGGATGTGGGGCTTCCAGGCCTCCGGCAGCGCCCCGATCGTGCGCGGCGAGATCGTCAAGGACCCGTCGACCATCGCCACCGCCATCCGTATCGGCAACCCCGCCTCCTGGCAGTACGCCCTCGCGGCGAAGGAGGAGTCCGGCGGGTTCATCGACGAGGTGACGGACCGTGAGATCCTGCGCGCCTACCGGCTGTTGGCCGCTCAGGAGGGTGTCTTCGTGGAGCCCGCCTCCGCCGCGTCCGTGGCCGGTCTGCTGAAGGCCGCCGAGCAGGGCAAGGTCGACCCGGGCCAGCGGATCGTGTGCACGGTCACCGGCAACGGCCTCAAGGACCCCGACTGGGCCGTCGCGGGCGCCCCGCAGCCCGTCACCGTCCCGGTCGACGCGGCCACCGCGGCCGAGCGCCTCGGGCTCGCCTGA
- a CDS encoding homoserine dehydrogenase yields the protein MMRTRPLKVALLGCGVVGSEVARIMTTHADDLAARIGAPVELAGVAVRRPSKLREGIPQELVTTDATALVKRGDIDVVVEVIGGIEPARTLITTAFEHGASVVSANKALLAQDGAALHAAAGQHGKDLYYEAAVAGAIPLIRPLRESLAGDKVNRVLGIVNGTTNFILDKMDSTGAGYQEALDEATALGYAEADPTADVEGFDAAAKAAILAGIAFHTRVRLDDVYREGMTEVTAADFASARNMGCTIKLLAICERAEDGQSVTARVHPAMIPLSHPLASVRGAYNAVFVESDASGQLMFYGPGAGGAPTASAVLGDLVAVCRNRLSGTTGPGESAYTALPVSGMGEVVTRYHISLDVADKPGVLAQVATVFAEHGVSIDTVRQQGKDGEASLVVVTHRASDAALGGTVEALRKLDTVRGVASIMRVEGE from the coding sequence ATGATGCGTACGCGTCCGCTGAAGGTGGCGCTGCTGGGCTGTGGAGTGGTCGGCTCAGAAGTGGCGCGCATCATGACGACGCACGCCGACGACCTCGCCGCCCGGATCGGGGCCCCCGTCGAGCTCGCGGGGGTCGCGGTACGGCGGCCCTCCAAGCTCCGTGAGGGCATTCCGCAGGAACTCGTCACCACCGACGCCACCGCCCTCGTCAAACGCGGGGACATCGACGTCGTGGTCGAGGTCATCGGCGGCATCGAACCCGCCCGCACCCTCATCACCACCGCCTTCGAGCACGGCGCCTCCGTCGTCTCCGCCAACAAGGCGCTCCTCGCCCAGGACGGCGCCGCCCTCCACGCGGCGGCCGGACAGCACGGCAAGGACCTCTATTACGAGGCCGCCGTCGCCGGTGCCATCCCGCTGATCCGTCCGCTGCGCGAGTCCCTCGCCGGCGACAAGGTGAACCGAGTGCTCGGCATCGTCAACGGAACGACGAACTTCATCCTCGACAAGATGGACTCCACGGGGGCCGGCTATCAGGAGGCCCTCGACGAGGCCACGGCCCTCGGGTACGCGGAAGCCGACCCGACCGCCGACGTCGAGGGGTTCGACGCCGCCGCCAAGGCCGCCATCCTCGCCGGAATCGCCTTCCACACGCGCGTGCGTCTCGACGACGTCTACCGCGAGGGCATGACCGAGGTCACCGCGGCCGACTTCGCCTCCGCGAGGAACATGGGCTGCACCATCAAGCTGCTCGCCATCTGTGAGCGGGCCGAGGACGGGCAGTCCGTCACCGCGCGCGTGCACCCCGCGATGATCCCGCTGAGTCACCCGCTGGCCTCCGTGCGCGGCGCGTACAACGCCGTGTTCGTCGAGTCCGACGCCTCCGGCCAGCTGATGTTCTACGGCCCGGGCGCGGGCGGCGCCCCCACCGCCTCCGCCGTCCTCGGTGACCTCGTCGCCGTCTGCCGCAACCGGCTCAGCGGCACGACCGGACCGGGTGAGTCCGCGTACACCGCCCTCCCCGTCTCGGGCATGGGTGAGGTCGTCACGCGCTACCACATCAGCCTCGACGTGGCGGACAAACCGGGTGTTCTCGCCCAGGTCGCGACCGTGTTCGCCGAGCACGGGGTGTCCATCGATACCGTTCGGCAGCAGGGGAAGGACGGCGAGGCATCTCTCGTCGTCGTCACGCACCGCGCGTCCGACGCCGCCCTGGGCGGGACCGTCGAGGCGTTGCGCAAGCTCGACACCGTGCGGGGTGTCGCCAGCATCATGCGGGTTGAAGGAGAGTAA
- the prmC gene encoding peptide chain release factor N(5)-glutamine methyltransferase, producing the protein MLLAEVAQATQRLADAGVPSPRNDAEELAAFVHGVKRGELHSVKDADFDARYWETIARREQREPLQHITGLAYFRYLELQVGPGVFVPRPETESVVGWAIDAVRAMDVVEPCIVDLCTGSGAIALALAQEVPRSRVHAVELSEEALRWTRKNVEGSRVDLRQGNALDAFPDLDGHVDLVISNPPYIPLTEWEYVAPEARDYDPELALFSGEDGLDLIRGLERTAHRLLRPGGVVVIEHADTQGGQVPWIFTEERGWADAADHPDLNNRPRFATARRAMP; encoded by the coding sequence TTGCTGCTCGCAGAGGTGGCCCAGGCCACCCAGCGGCTGGCCGACGCCGGCGTGCCCTCGCCGCGCAACGACGCGGAGGAGCTCGCCGCGTTCGTGCACGGCGTGAAGCGGGGCGAGCTGCACTCCGTGAAGGACGCGGACTTCGACGCCCGCTACTGGGAGACCATCGCGCGCCGTGAGCAGCGCGAGCCGCTCCAGCACATCACCGGTCTCGCCTACTTCCGGTACCTCGAACTCCAGGTGGGACCCGGTGTGTTCGTGCCGCGGCCCGAGACGGAGTCCGTGGTCGGCTGGGCCATAGACGCCGTACGCGCGATGGACGTCGTCGAGCCGTGCATCGTCGACCTGTGCACCGGCTCCGGCGCCATCGCGCTCGCCCTGGCCCAGGAGGTCCCGCGCTCCCGCGTGCACGCCGTGGAGCTGTCGGAGGAAGCGCTGCGGTGGACCCGTAAGAACGTCGAGGGCTCGCGGGTCGACCTGCGGCAGGGCAACGCCCTGGACGCCTTCCCCGACCTCGACGGCCATGTCGACCTGGTGATCTCCAACCCGCCCTACATCCCGCTCACCGAGTGGGAGTACGTCGCTCCCGAGGCGCGGGACTACGATCCCGAACTCGCCCTGTTCTCGGGGGAGGACGGCCTCGACCTCATCCGCGGTCTGGAACGGACCGCACACCGGCTCCTGCGCCCCGGAGGTGTCGTCGTCATCGAGCACGCCGACACCCAGGGCGGCCAGGTGCCGTGGATCTTCACCGAGGAGCGGGGCTGGGCCGACGCGGCCGACCACCCCGACCTCAACAACCGCCCCAGGTTCGCGACGGCCCGCAGGGCGATGCCGTGA
- the rho gene encoding transcription termination factor Rho: protein MSDTTDLMGARVEETAAAPSTDASAPATGAGSRRRRGTGLDGMVLAELQQVASGLGIRGTARMRKSQLIEVIKEAQAGGGAAAPKAETATETKPKRRATSKARTGDAAEKKAEAKAEAPAEKAVAQQQIEIPGQPASDDAPAERRRRRATAEAGAPAGGTETVVAEAKSEPKAETPAQQQPQGDAGDGDGRGRRDRRDRDRGRDRGERGDRGDRGDRRKSDDQQGQGGQRQQQNQQQGGGRPDRQDRQQRDNGPQDDDDFEGGRRGRRGRYRDRRGRRGRDEIGGAGEPQINEDDVLIPVAGILDILDNYAFIRTSGYLPGPNDVYVSLAQVRKNGLRKGDHVTGAVRQPKDGERREKFNALVRLDSTNGMAPDSGRGRPEFNKLTPLYPQDRLRLETDPGILTTRIIDLVAPIGKGQRGLIVAPPKTGKTMIMQAIANAITHNNPECHLMVVLVDERPEEVTDMQRSVKGEVISSTFDRPAEDHTTVAELAIERAKRLVELGHDVVVLLDSITRLGRAYNLAAPASGRILSGGVDSTALYPPKRFFGAARNIEDGGSLTILATALVDTGSRMDEVIFEEFKGTGNAELKLDRKLADKRIFPAVDVDASGTRKEEILLAPDELGIVWKLRRVLHALDQQQAVELLLDKMKQTKSNAEFLMQIQKTTPTPGNGD from the coding sequence GTGAGCGACACCACCGATCTGATGGGCGCACGTGTCGAGGAGACCGCTGCCGCGCCCTCCACGGACGCCTCCGCGCCTGCCACCGGTGCCGGCTCCCGGCGGCGCCGCGGTACCGGCCTCGACGGCATGGTGCTGGCCGAGCTGCAGCAGGTCGCATCCGGCCTCGGTATCAGGGGCACCGCGCGTATGCGCAAGAGCCAGCTGATCGAGGTCATCAAGGAGGCGCAGGCCGGGGGAGGTGCCGCGGCTCCCAAGGCGGAGACCGCCACCGAGACCAAGCCGAAGCGCCGCGCCACCTCCAAGGCCCGTACGGGCGATGCCGCCGAGAAGAAGGCGGAGGCGAAGGCCGAGGCCCCCGCCGAGAAGGCCGTGGCCCAGCAGCAGATCGAGATCCCCGGGCAGCCGGCCAGCGACGACGCTCCCGCGGAGCGCCGTCGTCGCCGCGCCACCGCCGAGGCCGGCGCCCCCGCGGGCGGCACCGAGACGGTCGTGGCCGAGGCGAAGAGCGAGCCCAAGGCCGAGACGCCGGCGCAGCAGCAGCCGCAGGGCGACGCCGGTGACGGCGACGGCCGTGGCCGCCGCGACCGCCGTGACCGTGACCGCGGTCGTGACCGCGGCGAGCGGGGCGACCGTGGGGACCGCGGGGACCGTCGCAAGAGCGACGACCAGCAGGGCCAGGGCGGTCAGCGCCAGCAGCAGAACCAGCAGCAGGGCGGCGGCCGTCCGGACCGCCAGGACCGTCAGCAGCGCGACAACGGTCCGCAGGACGACGACGACTTCGAGGGCGGCCGCCGCGGCCGTCGAGGCCGTTACCGGGACCGTCGTGGCCGTCGTGGCCGTGACGAGATCGGTGGCGCGGGCGAGCCGCAGATCAATGAGGACGACGTCCTGATCCCGGTCGCGGGCATCCTGGACATCCTCGACAACTACGCCTTCATCCGTACGTCGGGCTACCTGCCGGGCCCCAACGACGTGTACGTCTCCCTCGCCCAGGTCCGCAAGAACGGCCTGCGCAAGGGCGACCACGTCACCGGTGCGGTGCGTCAGCCCAAGGACGGCGAGCGGCGCGAGAAGTTCAACGCGCTGGTCCGCCTGGACTCGACCAACGGCATGGCCCCCGACTCGGGGCGCGGGCGCCCGGAGTTCAACAAGCTGACGCCGCTGTACCCGCAGGACCGCCTCCGCCTGGAGACGGACCCCGGCATCCTCACGACCCGCATCATCGACCTCGTCGCGCCGATCGGTAAGGGCCAGCGCGGTCTGATCGTGGCCCCGCCGAAGACCGGCAAGACCATGATCATGCAGGCGATCGCCAACGCGATCACGCACAACAACCCCGAGTGCCACCTGATGGTCGTCCTGGTCGACGAGCGTCCGGAAGAAGTCACCGACATGCAGCGGTCGGTGAAGGGCGAGGTCATCTCCTCGACCTTCGACCGTCCGGCCGAGGACCACACCACGGTCGCCGAGCTCGCCATCGAGCGAGCCAAGCGTCTGGTGGAGCTGGGCCACGACGTGGTCGTGCTGCTCGACTCCATCACGCGTCTGGGCCGTGCGTACAACCTCGCCGCGCCCGCCTCCGGCCGCATCCTGTCCGGTGGTGTCGACTCGACCGCCCTGTACCCGCCGAAGCGCTTCTTCGGTGCGGCCCGCAACATCGAGGACGGCGGTTCGCTGACCATCCTCGCCACCGCGCTGGTGGACACCGGGTCCCGCATGGACGAGGTGATCTTCGAGGAGTTCAAGGGCACGGGCAACGCCGAGCTCAAGCTCGACCGGAAGCTCGCCGACAAGCGCATCTTCCCGGCGGTGGACGTCGACGCGTCCGGTACCCGTAAGGAAGAGATCCTGCTCGCTCCCGACGAGCTCGGGATCGTATGGAAGCTGCGCCGGGTGCTGCACGCCCTCGACCAGCAGCAGGCGGTCGAGCTGCTTCTCGACAAGATGAAGCAGACGAAGTCGAACGCCGAGTTCCTGATGCAGATCCAGAAGACGACGCCGACGCCGGGCAACGGCGACTGA
- the rpmE gene encoding 50S ribosomal protein L31 gives MKRDIHPEYVDTQVSCTCGASFITRSTIQSGTIRAEVCSECHPFYTGKQKILDTGGRVARFEARFGKAAAKK, from the coding sequence TTGAAGCGCGACATCCACCCCGAGTACGTCGATACGCAGGTCAGCTGCACCTGTGGCGCGTCGTTCATCACCCGTAGCACGATCCAGAGCGGCACCATCCGCGCCGAGGTCTGCTCCGAGTGCCACCCGTTCTACACGGGCAAGCAGAAGATCCTCGACACCGGTGGCCGTGTGGCCCGCTTCGAGGCCCGCTTCGGCAAGGCTGCTGCCAAGAAGTAG
- a CDS encoding LCP family protein codes for MSAEGNGKGRRRKPRSKGRKGLLITAWVAAGIVVLGGTGAGYLYFKLNGNIKSVDIDQVLGSERPTKVDNGSENILVLGSDTRSGSNKKLGGGTDDGSARSDTAMIIHVYEGHKKATVVSIPRDTLINRPQCTDTGGKEHDAASDVMFNSAYTTGGAACAVKTVESMTDIRMDHYLEVDFSGFEKLVDELGGVTVTTTKDIKDTDSHLDLKAGPHELTGAQALGLVRTRHGVGDGSDLGRIQLQQAFIKALVKQVKSVGVLTSPKKLYDLANTATKAVTTDSDLGSVNSLVSFASGLKHISPSDMTMVTMPVRYDPANPNRVIVQETKASQIWTALENDRTIPKSATEGTATGQAKGVVTS; via the coding sequence ATGTCAGCCGAGGGCAATGGCAAGGGACGTCGTCGCAAACCCCGCAGCAAGGGGCGAAAGGGCCTGTTGATCACGGCCTGGGTCGCCGCGGGGATCGTCGTGCTGGGCGGTACTGGGGCGGGTTACCTGTACTTCAAGCTCAACGGCAACATCAAGAGCGTCGACATCGACCAGGTCCTCGGCAGTGAGCGGCCCACGAAGGTCGACAACGGCTCCGAGAACATCCTCGTCCTGGGCTCGGACACCCGCTCCGGCTCCAACAAGAAGCTCGGCGGCGGCACCGACGACGGCAGCGCCCGCTCCGACACCGCGATGATCATCCACGTGTACGAGGGCCACAAGAAGGCCACCGTGGTCTCCATACCGCGCGACACCCTGATCAACCGCCCCCAGTGCACCGACACCGGCGGCAAGGAGCACGACGCCGCGTCGGACGTCATGTTCAACTCCGCGTACACCACCGGTGGCGCGGCCTGTGCCGTCAAGACCGTCGAGTCCATGACCGACATCCGCATGGACCACTACCTGGAGGTCGACTTCAGCGGCTTCGAGAAGCTGGTCGACGAACTCGGCGGGGTCACGGTCACCACGACCAAGGACATCAAGGACACCGACAGCCACCTGGACCTCAAGGCCGGCCCGCACGAACTCACCGGCGCCCAGGCGCTCGGTCTCGTCCGCACCCGGCACGGCGTCGGCGACGGGTCCGACCTCGGCCGAATCCAGCTCCAGCAGGCCTTCATCAAGGCGCTGGTCAAGCAGGTCAAGAGCGTCGGCGTGCTGACCAGCCCCAAGAAGCTGTACGACCTCGCGAACACCGCCACCAAGGCCGTCACCACCGACTCCGACCTCGGCTCGGTCAACTCCCTGGTCTCCTTCGCGAGCGGCCTCAAGCACATCAGCCCGTCGGACATGACCATGGTCACGATGCCGGTCCGCTACGACCCGGCGAACCCGAACCGCGTGATCGTGCAGGAGACCAAGGCCAGCCAGATCTGGACGGCCCTGGAGAACGACCGGACGATTCCGAAGTCGGCCACCGAAGGCACCGCGACGGGCCAGGCCAAGGGCGTCGTCACGTCGTAG